Proteins encoded in a region of the Oncorhynchus clarkii lewisi isolate Uvic-CL-2024 chromosome 18, UVic_Ocla_1.0, whole genome shotgun sequence genome:
- the LOC139372377 gene encoding uncharacterized protein has protein sequence MIVPHKKAVVYTSSIDSLSHLPPTSRAQSTGPPNPPTSRAQGTGPPNPPTSRAQGTGPPNPPTSRAQGTGTPNPPTSRAQGTGPPNPPNKQSTGHRSPKPPNKQSTGHRSPKPPNKQSTGHRSPKPPNKQSTGHRSPKPPQQAEHRAPVPQTPQQAEHRLPTPHAINKQSAEHRPPTPRPQQAERRALAPPTPRPQQAERRAPAPHTPCPQQAERRAPPPPPHHPNKQSAGHQLPHPTNKQSAGHRLPPHDHPNKKSAGHQLPPFYLSFVITILNENVFLK, from the coding sequence ATGATCGTGCCCCATAAAAAAGCGGTAGTCTACACATCTTCCAtagactctctctcacacctccccCCAACAAGCAGAGCACAGAGCACCGGTCCCCCAAACCCCCCAACAAGCAGAGCACAGGGCACCGGTCCCCCAAACCCCCCAACAAGCAGAGCACAGGGCACCGGTCCCCCAAACCCCCCAACAAGCAGAGCACAGGGCACCGGCACCCCAAACCCCCCAACAAGCAGAGCACAGGGCACCGGTCCCCCAAACCCCCCCAACAAGCAGAGCACAGGGCACCGGTCCCCCAAACCCCCCAACAAGCAGAGCACAGGACACCGGTCCCCCAAACCCCCCAACAAGCAGAGCACAGGGCACCGGTCCCCCAAACCCCCCAACAAGCAGAGCACAGGGCACCGGTCCCCCAAACCCCCCCAACAAGCAGAGCACAGGGCACCGGTCCCCCAAACCCCCCAACAAGCAGAGCACCGGCTCCCCACACCCCACGCCATCAACAAGCAGAGCGCAGAGCACCGCCCCCCCACCCCACGCCCCCAACAAGCAGAGCGCAGGGCACTGGCACCCCCCACCCCACGCCCCCAACAAGCAGAGCGCAGAGCACCGGCTCCCCACACCCCATGCCCCCAACAAGCAGAGCGCAGAGCAccgccccccccaccccaccaccccaaCAAGCAGAGTGCAGGGCACCAGCTCCCCCACCCCACCAACAAGCAGAGTGCAGGCCACCGGCTCCCCCCACACGACCACCCCAACAAGAAGAGCGCAGGGCACCAGCTCCCCCCCTTTTATTTGAGTTTTGTCATAACCATTCTGAATGAGAACGTCTTCTTAAaatga